One genomic region from Bradyrhizobium icense encodes:
- the nifK gene encoding nitrogenase molybdenum-iron protein subunit beta, translated as MAQSAEHVLDHFELFRGPEYQQMLANKKKMFENPRDPAEVERIREWAKTPEYREKNFAREALTVNPAKACQPLGAVFASVGFEATLPFVHGSQGCVAYYRSHLSRHFKEPSSCVSSSMTEDAAVFGGLNNMIDGLANSYNMYKPKMIAVSTTCMAEVIGDDLNAFIKTSKEKGSVPTDFDVPFAHTPAFVGSHVTGYDNALKGILEHFWDGKAGTAAKLERAPDKKINLIGGFDGYTVGNIREIKRIFELMGIQYTILADNSDVFDTPTDGEFRMYDGGTTLEDAANAVHAKATISMQQWCTEKTLPFIADHGQEVVAFNYPVGVSATDEFLMALSRISGKDIPEELARERGRLVDAMVDSSAHIHGKKFAIYGDPDLCYGLAAFLLELGAEPIHVLSTNGNKAWEEKMQALFGSSPFGQNCHAYPGRDLWHMRSLLFTEPVDFLVGNTYGKYLERDTGTPLIRIGFPIFDRHHHHRSPVWGYQGGMNVLVKILDKIFDEIDKKTNIAGKTDYSFDIIR; from the coding sequence ATGGCGCAGAGTGCAGAACACGTGCTCGATCATTTCGAGCTGTTCCGCGGTCCGGAATACCAGCAGATGCTGGCCAACAAGAAGAAGATGTTCGAGAATCCCCGCGATCCCGCGGAGGTCGAACGCATCAGGGAATGGGCGAAGACGCCCGAATATCGCGAAAAGAATTTTGCGCGGGAAGCGCTGACGGTAAACCCAGCCAAGGCCTGCCAGCCGCTGGGCGCGGTGTTCGCCTCAGTTGGCTTCGAGGCCACGCTGCCCTTCGTGCACGGCTCCCAAGGCTGCGTGGCCTATTACCGCAGCCATCTGTCGCGGCACTTCAAGGAGCCAAGCTCCTGCGTCTCCTCGTCGATGACAGAGGACGCTGCGGTATTCGGCGGGCTGAACAACATGATCGATGGGCTCGCCAACAGCTATAATATGTATAAGCCCAAGATGATCGCGGTCTCCACCACCTGTATGGCGGAGGTGATCGGAGACGACCTCAACGCCTTTATCAAGACGTCCAAGGAAAAAGGCTCGGTTCCGACGGATTTCGATGTGCCGTTCGCGCACACGCCAGCCTTCGTGGGCAGCCACGTCACCGGGTACGACAATGCGCTCAAGGGCATCCTGGAGCATTTCTGGGACGGCAAGGCCGGGACAGCCGCGAAACTCGAGCGCGCGCCCGACAAAAAGATCAACCTCATCGGCGGCTTTGACGGCTACACCGTCGGCAATATCCGCGAGATCAAGCGCATTTTCGAATTGATGGGCATCCAGTACACCATTCTTGCCGATAATTCCGATGTGTTCGATACACCGACCGACGGCGAGTTCCGGATGTATGACGGCGGCACGACTCTGGAAGACGCCGCGAACGCGGTTCACGCTAAGGCAACGATCTCCATGCAGCAGTGGTGCACGGAAAAGACGCTGCCGTTCATCGCCGACCATGGCCAGGAGGTCGTGGCGTTCAATTATCCGGTGGGCGTGTCCGCAACCGATGAGTTTCTCATGGCGCTGTCGCGCATCAGTGGCAAGGACATCCCGGAGGAACTGGCGCGAGAACGCGGCCGCTTGGTCGACGCGATGGTCGACTCCAGCGCGCATATCCACGGCAAGAAATTCGCGATCTATGGCGATCCTGACCTCTGCTATGGGTTGGCTGCCTTCCTGCTCGAGCTTGGCGCCGAGCCGATCCATGTGCTGTCCACGAACGGCAACAAGGCCTGGGAGGAGAAAATGCAGGCGTTGTTTGGAAGCTCGCCGTTTGGGCAGAACTGCCATGCCTATCCGGGGCGAGACCTCTGGCATATGCGCTCGCTCTTGTTCACCGAGCCGGTCGACTTCCTGGTTGGTAACACCTATGGCAAGTATCTGGAGCGCGACACCGGCACGCCGCTGATCCGGATCGGTTTCCCGATCTTCGATCGGCATCACCATCACCGCTCTCCGGTGTGGGGCTATCAGGGGGGCATGAACGTGCTGGTGAAGATTCTCGACAAGATCTTCGACGAGATCGACAAGAAGACCAACATTGCCGGCAAGACCGACTATAGCTTCGACATCATTCGTTGA
- the nifD gene encoding nitrogenase molybdenum-iron protein alpha chain has translation MSLATTQSIAEIKARNKELIQEVLKVYPEKTAKRRAKHLNVHEVGKSDCGVKSNLKSIPGVMTIRGCAYAGSKGVVWGPIKDMIHISHGPVGCGQYSWGSRRNYYVGTTGIDSFVTLQFTSDFQEKDIVFGGDKKLVKIIDEIQELFPLNNGITIQSECPIGLIGDDIEAVSRAKSKEYGGKTIVPVRCEGFRGVSQSLGHHIANDAVRDWVFDKVTPESKPTFEPTPYDVAIIGDYNIGGDAWSSRILLEEMGLRVIAQWSGDGSLAELEATPKAKLNVLHCYRSMNYISRHMEEKFGIPWCEYNFFGPSKIVESLRKIAGYFDDKIKEGAERVIAKYQPLVDAVIAKYRPRLEGKSVMLFVGGLRPRHVIGAYEDLGMEVVGTGYEFGHNDDYQRTAQHYVKDGTLIYDDVTGYEFERFVEKVQPDLVGSGIKEKYVFQKMGVPFRQMHSWDYSGPYHGYDGFAIFARDMDMAINSPIWKKTKAPWKDVPKPKLLAAE, from the coding sequence ATGAGTCTCGCCACGACCCAGAGCATCGCGGAAATCAAGGCCCGCAACAAAGAGCTGATTCAGGAGGTGCTGAAGGTCTATCCGGAGAAGACCGCAAAACGGCGCGCCAAGCACCTCAATGTTCACGAGGTCGGCAAGTCGGACTGCGGAGTCAAGTCCAACCTCAAATCCATCCCCGGCGTGATGACGATCCGCGGTTGCGCCTACGCGGGCTCCAAAGGTGTGGTCTGGGGACCGATCAAGGACATGATCCATATCAGCCACGGTCCGGTCGGCTGTGGACAGTACTCGTGGGGCTCGCGGCGTAACTATTACGTCGGCACGACAGGCATCGATAGTTTTGTGACCTTGCAGTTCACATCCGACTTCCAGGAAAAGGATATCGTGTTCGGCGGCGACAAGAAGCTCGTCAAAATTATTGACGAGATCCAGGAGCTGTTCCCGCTCAACAACGGCATCACCATCCAGTCGGAATGCCCGATCGGCCTGATTGGCGACGACATCGAGGCAGTCTCCAGGGCGAAGTCGAAGGAATATGGGGGCAAGACCATCGTGCCGGTTCGCTGCGAGGGTTTCCGCGGCGTGTCACAGTCGCTCGGCCACCATATTGCCAACGACGCGGTGCGCGATTGGGTGTTCGACAAGGTCACGCCCGAGAGCAAGCCGACGTTCGAGCCGACGCCCTACGATGTCGCGATCATCGGCGACTACAATATCGGCGGCGATGCCTGGTCATCCCGAATTCTGCTTGAGGAAATGGGCCTGCGCGTGATCGCGCAGTGGTCCGGTGACGGTTCCCTGGCCGAGCTCGAGGCAACGCCGAAGGCGAAGCTTAACGTGCTGCATTGCTACCGCTCGATGAACTACATCTCGCGCCACATGGAGGAGAAATTTGGTATTCCCTGGTGCGAATACAACTTCTTCGGGCCCTCCAAGATCGTGGAGTCGCTGCGCAAGATCGCCGGTTATTTCGACGACAAGATCAAGGAGGGTGCCGAGCGGGTGATCGCAAAATATCAGCCGCTGGTGGACGCGGTGATCGCTAAATATCGCCCGCGCCTGGAAGGCAAGAGCGTGATGCTGTTCGTTGGCGGACTGCGTCCGCGCCACGTGATCGGCGCCTACGAGGACCTCGGCATGGAGGTCGTCGGCACCGGCTACGAGTTCGGTCACAATGACGACTACCAGCGCACTGCCCAGCACTACGTCAAGGATGGCACGCTGATCTACGACGACGTCACCGGCTACGAGTTCGAACGCTTCGTCGAGAAGGTCCAGCCTGACCTGGTCGGCTCGGGCATCAAGGAAAAATATGTCTTCCAGAAGATGGGTGTGCCGTTCCGCCAAATGCACTCCTGGGACTATTCGGGTCCGTATCATGGCTATGATGGATTTGCGATCTTCGCGCGCGACATGGACATGGCCATCAACTCACCGATCTGGAAAAAGACCAAAGCGCCGTGGAAGGACGTCCCGAAGCCGAAGCTGTTGGCTGCCGAATAA
- a CDS encoding NifX-associated nitrogen fixation protein, whose protein sequence is MTEAADIVQTDRALDAPFVRELIKIWRAQDVHGAWDGKSDLDLLEPYILDKEKRRALPIVGDPDPDTVWRLELFFNAVALSIEKGTGVMIQPMLKMHHEGFGRIVLIGGRLVVVNKQLRDVHRFGFDNLAKLAAEGGKYVEGGIEMTRKFPDVANY, encoded by the coding sequence ATGACTGAAGCCGCGGATATCGTGCAAACCGATCGCGCGCTCGATGCGCCATTCGTGAGAGAACTGATCAAGATCTGGCGCGCCCAGGACGTCCACGGCGCGTGGGACGGCAAGAGCGATCTCGATCTGCTCGAACCCTATATTCTGGACAAGGAGAAACGGCGGGCGCTGCCGATCGTCGGCGATCCCGATCCGGATACGGTCTGGCGGCTGGAGCTGTTCTTCAATGCAGTCGCGCTCTCGATCGAGAAGGGGACGGGTGTGATGATCCAGCCGATGCTGAAGATGCACCATGAAGGCTTTGGCCGCATCGTGCTTATCGGCGGCCGGCTGGTCGTGGTGAACAAGCAGCTGCGCGATGTGCATCGCTTTGGCTTTGACAATCTCGCAAAGCTCGCCGCCGAGGGTGGCAAATACGTCGAAGGCGGCATCGAGATGACCCGGAAATTTCCCGACGTGGCGAACTATTGA
- a CDS encoding CCE_0567 family metalloprotein: MSDLEILKAEIRKLSVKATKAKMDLHDLSEELPVNWTSIMAVAQKAHDAFAELEGKREDLKALEKA; this comes from the coding sequence ATGAGTGATCTTGAAATCCTGAAAGCAGAAATAAGAAAGCTGTCGGTCAAGGCGACGAAGGCCAAGATGGATCTGCACGATTTGTCGGAGGAACTTCCCGTCAACTGGACCTCCATCATGGCGGTGGCGCAGAAGGCGCACGATGCCTTTGCCGAACTCGAGGGCAAGCGCGAGGATCTCAAGGCGCTGGAAAAGGCCTAA
- the nifX gene encoding nitrogen fixation protein NifX, with protein MKVAFATQDLRRVDAHFGWAKYIAIYDVGPIGHVFLKAIQFDGDLKEDGNEDKLAPKIEAIKDCAILYVAAIGGSGAARVVANNIHPIKVNKPENILVLVEKLRHVLKGTPPPWLRKALAKDQERTLDFEE; from the coding sequence ATGAAAGTCGCATTCGCTACCCAAGACTTGAGGCGCGTCGATGCGCATTTTGGCTGGGCCAAGTACATCGCGATCTATGATGTTGGGCCGATCGGGCACGTATTTCTGAAGGCGATTCAGTTCGACGGCGATCTCAAGGAAGACGGCAACGAGGACAAGCTCGCGCCCAAGATCGAGGCAATCAAGGATTGCGCCATCCTCTATGTCGCGGCAATCGGCGGCTCCGGTGCCGCACGGGTAGTGGCGAACAATATACATCCGATCAAGGTGAACAAGCCAGAGAACATCCTGGTGCTGGTCGAGAAGCTTCGGCACGTGCTGAAGGGTACGCCGCCACCCTGGCTGCGCAAGGCGCTGGCAAAGGACCAGGAGCGCACGCTCGATTTCGAAGAATGA
- a CDS encoding LysE family translocator, with amino-acid sequence MPDFQTFFLFLAASLLVAITPGPGIFYIVARTLVGGRTEGLASSVGLGLGGLVHVFGGAVGISALVMASAEAFTFLKIAGALYLIWLGLKTWREARIVEPTEVQTTGVRRAFRDGIIVEALNPKTAAFFLAFIPQFVDPSANVAAQFIVFGLISVALNTSADLVATHWAAKARAGLARRPSILAKMRQVSGAIMCGLGATLVFARRVG; translated from the coding sequence ATGCCGGACTTCCAGACCTTCTTCTTGTTCTTGGCAGCGTCGCTGCTTGTGGCGATCACGCCGGGGCCAGGCATCTTCTATATCGTGGCGCGAACGCTTGTCGGCGGCAGAACGGAAGGGCTGGCATCGAGTGTTGGCCTAGGTCTCGGCGGCCTTGTGCACGTGTTCGGCGGCGCCGTCGGCATATCTGCGCTGGTCATGGCAAGCGCCGAGGCATTCACGTTTTTGAAGATCGCGGGCGCCCTGTATCTCATCTGGCTCGGGCTCAAGACGTGGCGAGAAGCGCGCATCGTCGAGCCGACCGAGGTGCAGACGACAGGGGTGCGTCGGGCCTTCCGCGACGGCATCATCGTTGAGGCGCTAAACCCGAAGACGGCTGCATTCTTTCTCGCCTTCATCCCCCAGTTTGTCGACCCATCCGCGAACGTCGCCGCGCAGTTCATCGTCTTCGGGCTCATCTCGGTTGCACTCAACACCAGCGCCGATTTGGTTGCGACCCATTGGGCTGCGAAAGCGAGAGCCGGCCTTGCAAGGCGACCGTCAATCCTCGCCAAAATGCGACAGGTGTCGGGTGCCATCATGTGCGGACTGGGAGCTACGCTAGTCTTTGCCCGTCGCGTGGGTTGA
- the fdxB gene encoding ferredoxin III, nif-specific, with protein sequence MSFATRDGRDWTPNYLISIDPKKCIGCGRCFKVCGRDVMTLKGINEEGDLVDLDDDEDDEIEKKIMVMNDQGACIGCGACARVCPTNCQTHQPAATEAA encoded by the coding sequence ATGTCATTTGCAACGCGCGACGGCCGCGACTGGACGCCGAACTACCTGATCTCAATTGATCCCAAGAAGTGCATCGGTTGTGGCCGTTGTTTCAAGGTCTGCGGTCGCGACGTCATGACGTTGAAGGGGATCAATGAGGAGGGCGATCTTGTCGATCTCGACGATGACGAAGACGATGAGATCGAAAAGAAGATTATGGTGATGAATGACCAGGGCGCTTGTATCGGCTGCGGCGCTTGCGCCCGGGTTTGTCCGACCAATTGCCAGACCCACCAGCCCGCGGCAACGGAAGCCGCTTGA
- a CDS encoding SufE family protein: MARDEATQLQGCVSQSGSPSSRSPTAAHLVGDGGAHIAPDLIAVLIPMLLGQPAREIVAADPQVLFECLSTSSHSARTIPLYGLLHARRRPGRPSDAS, from the coding sequence ATGGCACGTGACGAGGCGACCCAGCTGCAAGGTTGCGTCAGCCAGTCTGGCTCACCATCGTCGCGAAGCCCGACCGCTGCTCACCTCGTTGGCGACGGTGGTGCGCACATTGCGCCTGACCTCATCGCCGTCCTTATCCCAATGCTATTGGGCCAGCCAGCCAGAGAGATCGTCGCGGCCGACCCGCAGGTGTTGTTCGAGTGCCTGAGCACCTCAAGCCACAGCGCTCGTACGATTCCGCTCTATGGTCTTCTGCATGCGCGTCGACGCCCAGGCCGCCCGAGCGATGCGTCTTAA
- the nifE gene encoding nitrogenase iron-molybdenum cofactor biosynthesis protein NifE: protein MSSLSATIQEIFNEPGCAKNANKSDAERKKGCTKQLQPGGAAGGCAFDGAKIALQPFTDVAHLVHGPIACEGNSWDNRGAASSGASIWRTGFTTDMNETDIVFGGEKRLYKAIKEIINKYNPPAIFVYQTCVPAMIGDDINAVCKAASQKLGKPVIPVNSPGFVGPKNLGNKLAGEALLEHVIGTQEPDYTTPYDINLIGEYNLSGELWQVKPLLDELGIRILSCISGDGKYREVASSHRARAAMMVCSKAMINVARKMEERYGIRFFEGSFYGIQDSSDSLRQIARLLVERGAPSELIEHTEVVIAREEARAWAAIEPYKPRFAGKRALLITGGVKSWSVVAALQEAGLELVGTSVKKSTKEDKERIKQLMGQDAHMIENMTPREIYTMLKNAKADIMLSGGKSQFVALKATMPWLDINQERCHAYMGYVGMVKLVEEIDRALFNPMWEQLRRPVPWDEVAKNRQKAIAQMDAQAAAVAADPETTRRAKKVCFCKEVDLGTIEDAIRSHGLTSVEAVRQHTNAFGGCCKRRIEDILAKMPASSPLAMLQAAE from the coding sequence ATGAGTTCGCTATCGGCCACGATCCAGGAGATCTTCAACGAGCCGGGCTGCGCCAAGAACGCCAACAAGTCGGATGCCGAGCGCAAGAAGGGCTGCACCAAGCAGCTGCAGCCGGGCGGCGCCGCAGGCGGCTGCGCCTTCGACGGCGCCAAAATTGCGCTGCAGCCTTTTACCGACGTCGCCCATCTGGTGCACGGTCCGATCGCCTGTGAGGGTAATTCCTGGGACAACCGCGGTGCGGCTTCGTCTGGCGCCAGCATCTGGCGCACCGGCTTCACCACTGACATGAATGAAACCGATATAGTATTTGGGGGCGAGAAGCGTCTCTACAAAGCAATCAAAGAGATCATCAACAAGTACAACCCGCCGGCCATCTTCGTCTATCAGACCTGCGTTCCCGCCATGATCGGCGACGACATCAATGCGGTTTGCAAGGCGGCTTCGCAAAAGCTCGGCAAGCCGGTCATTCCCGTAAATTCGCCTGGCTTCGTCGGCCCCAAGAACCTCGGCAACAAGCTTGCCGGCGAGGCCTTGCTCGAGCATGTCATCGGCACGCAAGAGCCGGACTACACCACGCCCTACGACATCAACCTGATTGGCGAATACAACCTCTCCGGCGAGCTTTGGCAGGTCAAGCCGCTGCTTGACGAGCTCGGTATCCGCATCCTCTCCTGCATCTCGGGGGACGGCAAATATCGCGAAGTCGCCTCATCGCACCGGGCGCGCGCTGCCATGATGGTATGTTCGAAGGCGATGATCAATGTCGCGCGCAAGATGGAGGAGCGTTACGGCATCCGGTTTTTCGAAGGGTCGTTCTATGGCATCCAGGATTCCAGCGATTCGCTGCGCCAGATTGCCCGGCTGTTGGTCGAGCGCGGGGCGCCTTCCGAACTGATCGAGCACACCGAGGTGGTGATCGCGCGCGAGGAGGCGCGCGCTTGGGCCGCGATCGAACCGTACAAGCCCCGCTTTGCCGGCAAGAGGGCACTACTGATCACCGGCGGCGTCAAGTCCTGGTCCGTGGTGGCGGCGCTGCAGGAGGCAGGTCTCGAGCTGGTCGGCACCAGCGTCAAAAAATCCACCAAGGAGGACAAGGAGCGCATCAAGCAGCTGATGGGGCAGGATGCCCACATGATCGAGAACATGACGCCACGCGAGATATACACAATGCTGAAGAACGCGAAAGCGGACATCATGCTCTCGGGTGGCAAATCGCAGTTCGTTGCGCTGAAAGCGACGATGCCTTGGCTGGACATCAACCAGGAGCGCTGCCACGCCTATATGGGCTATGTCGGTATGGTGAAGCTAGTCGAGGAGATCGACAGGGCGCTGTTCAACCCGATGTGGGAGCAGCTGCGTCGACCGGTGCCGTGGGACGAGGTGGCCAAAAACCGGCAGAAGGCGATAGCGCAAATGGACGCGCAGGCCGCCGCGGTTGCCGCCGATCCGGAGACGACCCGGCGCGCGAAAAAGGTCTGCTTCTGCAAGGAAGTCGATCTCGGAACCATCGAGGATGCGATCCGCTCGCATGGTCTGACCAGCGTCGAGGCAGTCAGACAGCACACCAACGCGTTCGGTGGCTGCTGCAAGCGGCGTATCGAGGACATCCTGGCGAAAATGCCGGCCTCCTCGCCGCTTGCCATGCTGCAGGCCGCGGAATAG
- the nifN gene encoding nitrogenase iron-molybdenum cofactor biosynthesis protein NifN, whose protein sequence is MAIVTTPKKACAVNPLKMSQPIGGAFAFMGLRGAMPLLHGSQGCTSFGLTLFVRHFKEAVPLQTTAMSEVATVLGGYENVEQAIFNIYNRAKPEIIGICSTGVTETNGDDVDGYIKLIREQHPQLAKFPLVFVSTPDFKDAFQDGWEKTVACMVDVLVEAPVGAERDPARVNVLPGCHLTPGDLYELRTILEDFGLKPSFLPDLAGSLDGHIPDEFTPTTIGGIGVDEVAGMGRSSWTIAIGAQMRRAAEAMQAKTGVPFRLFERLCGLIPNDEFIAFLSDISGRPVPAKYRRQRGQLADAMLDAHFHVGGRKLAIGAEPDLLFDLSSMLHEMGAQVTAAVTTTQSPVLERIGTNEVLIGDLEDLEELAWTRNCDLLITHSHGRQAAARLKIPFYRAGFPMFDRIGAGHQLSVGYRGTRDVIFNIANLVIADREENHQPTPDSWRTSRQPLKPSRRSFIASTEESIA, encoded by the coding sequence ATGGCCATCGTCACCACGCCGAAGAAGGCCTGCGCGGTCAACCCGCTGAAGATGAGTCAGCCGATTGGCGGCGCATTCGCGTTCATGGGCTTGCGTGGGGCGATGCCGCTTCTGCACGGCTCGCAAGGGTGCACATCCTTCGGGCTCACGCTGTTCGTGCGGCATTTCAAGGAGGCGGTGCCGCTGCAGACGACTGCGATGAGCGAGGTGGCGACCGTGCTCGGCGGTTATGAAAATGTCGAGCAGGCTATTTTCAACATATACAATCGTGCCAAGCCGGAGATCATTGGCATCTGCTCGACCGGAGTGACCGAAACCAATGGCGATGACGTCGACGGCTACATCAAGCTGATCCGCGAGCAGCATCCGCAGCTCGCCAAATTTCCTCTAGTCTTTGTCTCGACGCCGGATTTCAAGGACGCCTTCCAGGACGGGTGGGAAAAGACGGTGGCATGCATGGTCGACGTACTGGTGGAGGCGCCGGTCGGGGCGGAGCGTGATCCCGCGCGGGTGAATGTCCTCCCCGGATGTCACCTGACACCGGGTGACCTCTACGAACTCAGGACCATCCTGGAGGATTTCGGCCTGAAGCCATCCTTCCTGCCTGATCTCGCGGGATCGCTGGATGGGCATATACCGGACGAGTTTACGCCAACGACCATTGGTGGCATCGGGGTTGACGAAGTCGCGGGCATGGGCCGGTCCAGCTGGACCATTGCCATCGGTGCGCAGATGCGGCGGGCGGCAGAAGCCATGCAGGCCAAAACTGGGGTGCCGTTCCGCCTGTTCGAGCGGCTGTGCGGCCTCATCCCCAACGATGAATTCATCGCTTTCCTGAGCGACATCAGTGGCCGCCCTGTGCCGGCAAAGTATCGGCGCCAGCGCGGCCAGCTCGCCGACGCGATGCTGGACGCCCATTTCCATGTCGGCGGCCGCAAGCTCGCAATTGGTGCCGAGCCTGACCTCCTGTTCGACCTGTCTAGCATGCTTCACGAGATGGGCGCGCAGGTGACGGCAGCCGTGACGACCACGCAGTCGCCGGTGCTGGAGCGGATCGGAACCAACGAGGTGCTGATCGGCGATCTCGAGGATCTGGAAGAGCTTGCTTGGACGAGGAATTGCGACCTGCTGATTACGCATTCGCATGGCCGCCAAGCGGCCGCGCGGCTGAAGATTCCGTTTTATCGCGCGGGATTTCCGATGTTCGATCGAATCGGCGCGGGACACCAGCTATCCGTCGGCTATCGCGGCACGCGCGATGTGATCTTCAATATCGCCAATCTCGTGATCGCCGACCGCGAGGAAAATCATCAGCCTACGCCCGATAGCTGGCGGACCTCGAGACAGCCCTTAAAGCCCAGCCGCCGCAGCTTCATCGCCTCAACAGAGGAATCGATTGCATGA